Proteins encoded together in one Oenanthe melanoleuca isolate GR-GAL-2019-014 chromosome 7, OMel1.0, whole genome shotgun sequence window:
- the TMEM177 gene encoding transmembrane protein 177, whose translation MAVRFLWKASVWLKKHKLTVLAVSCVGLLGTNLSYHVFPEQTFKLLHECWSEGQPAELSEKLCGVFQDVLQDTGVKSADSYRAFAASGFHPVSAGIPWLPAGSLVGIPLNFDSTAEDKKGIVNHVVVINGKKVDWESSEGVALKEALTFSLKAQKFAIAREVVYLQNGSPLASAVVAPTCLAGTFVCGTALKLLLGLSTGPVILRSLCNLVTAMGGLLCYSVSSDAVTYHLDCRADRKAARLSPDYARGGLEFYDKILSRNRIFRGLMGKQGMKMYAPSGNLFPRHWFRIKYTPYTYRRTLIVNILRELQASDRSA comes from the coding sequence ATGGCAGTGCGGTTCCTGTGGAAGGCATCTGTGTGGTTAAAGAAGCACAAGCTCACTGTATTGGCTGTTTCTTGCGTGGGACTGCTTGGCACTAACCTTTCCTATCACGTGTTTCCTGAGCAGACGTTCAAACTGCTGCACGAGTGCTGGTCAGAGGGGCAGCCAGCTGAGCTTTCAGAGAAGCTCTGTGGTGTGTTTCAGGATGTCCTTCAAGATACTGGTGTGAAGTCTGCTGATTCCTACAGAGCCTTTGCAGCTTCTGGCTTCCACCCTGTGAGCGCTGGAATTCCCTGGCTGCCCGCAGGCTCTTTGGTGGGCATCCCGCTCAACTTTGATAGCACAGCTGAGGATAAAAAAGGAATAGTCAACCATGTTGTTGTAATAAATGGCAAGAAAGTAGACTGGGAGAGCAGTGAAGGTGTGGCTTTAAAGGAAGCTCTCACATTTTCCCTTAAAGCTCAGAAGTTTGCCATTGCCAGAGAAGTTGTGTACTTGCAGAATGGCAGCCCTTTAGCGAGTGCAGTTGTGGCTCCGACTTGCTTGGCTGGGACTTTTGTCTGTGGGACAGCTCTAAAGCTGCTTCTGGGGTTATCCACGGGCCCCGTGATCCTCCGCAGCCTCTGCAACCTTGTCACTGCCATGGGAGGGCTGCTCTGCTACAGTGTCTCTTCGGACGCCGTCACCTATCACCTGGACTGCAGGGCCGACAGGAAGGCAGCCAGGCTTTCCCCGGACTATGCCAGAGGTGGCCTTGAATTTTATGATAAAATCTTGTCCCGCAACAGGATTTTTCGTGGTCTGATGGGCAAACAAGGGATGAAAATGTATGCCCCGAGTGGTAACCTTTTCCCAAGGCACTGGTTCAGAATAAAGTATACCCCATACACTTACCGGAGAACTTTGattgttaatattttaagagAGCTCCAGGCATCAGATAGGAGTGCTTGA